Proteins from a single region of Verrucosispora sp. NA02020:
- the tsaD gene encoding tRNA (adenosine(37)-N6)-threonylcarbamoyltransferase complex transferase subunit TsaD — protein sequence MADEPLILGIETSCDETGVGIVRGHTLLADALASSVDQHARFGGVVPEVASRAHLEAIVPTMRRALTEAGVTIADIDAIAVTAGPGLAGALLVGVAAAKGYAVAAEKPVYGVNHLAAHVAVDTLEHGPLPEPAIALLVSGGHSSLLLVDDLAHGVTPLGATIDDAAGEAFDKVARLLGLPFPGGPYIDREARAGDPASIAFPRGLTAAKDLAAHRYDFSFSGLKTAVARWVEARQRAGEPVPVADVAASFQEAVCDVLVTKALDACRSSGVETLVIGGGVAANSRLRALAEQRAARHGIRVRVPRPGLCTDNGAMVAALGSHLVASGVAPSRLDLPADSAMPLTTVSV from the coding sequence ATGGCTGACGAACCCCTGATCCTCGGCATCGAGACCTCGTGCGACGAGACCGGTGTCGGCATCGTGCGCGGGCACACCCTGCTCGCCGACGCGCTCGCGTCCAGCGTGGACCAGCACGCCCGGTTCGGTGGGGTGGTGCCGGAGGTGGCCAGCCGGGCGCACCTGGAGGCGATCGTGCCGACCATGCGGCGGGCGCTGACCGAGGCCGGGGTGACGATCGCCGACATCGACGCGATCGCGGTGACCGCCGGCCCGGGGCTGGCCGGTGCGCTGCTGGTCGGGGTGGCTGCGGCCAAGGGGTACGCGGTCGCCGCCGAGAAGCCCGTCTACGGGGTCAACCACCTGGCCGCGCACGTGGCGGTGGACACGCTGGAACACGGGCCGCTGCCCGAGCCGGCGATCGCCCTCCTGGTCTCCGGGGGGCACTCGTCGTTGCTGCTCGTCGACGACCTGGCGCACGGCGTCACCCCGCTGGGCGCCACCATCGACGACGCGGCCGGGGAAGCCTTCGACAAGGTGGCCCGGCTGCTCGGCCTGCCGTTTCCCGGCGGCCCCTACATCGACCGGGAGGCGCGGGCCGGCGATCCGGCGTCGATCGCGTTCCCGCGTGGCCTGACCGCCGCCAAGGACCTGGCCGCGCACCGGTACGACTTCTCCTTCTCCGGGTTGAAGACCGCGGTGGCCCGGTGGGTGGAGGCACGACAGCGGGCCGGTGAACCGGTGCCGGTGGCCGACGTGGCGGCGTCCTTCCAGGAGGCGGTCTGCGACGTGCTGGTCACCAAGGCGCTGGACGCCTGCCGCAGCAGTGGCGTGGAGACCCTGGTGATCGGCGGGGGAGTGGCGGCCAACTCGCGGCTGCGGGCGTTGGCCGAGCAGCGGGCCGCGCGGCACGGCATCCGGGTACGCGTACCCCGGCCGGGACTGTGCACCGACAACGGCGCGATGGTGGCGGCCCTCGGCTCGCACCTGGTCGCCTCGGGGGTCGCGCCGAGCCGGCTCGACCTGCCCGCGGATTCGGCGATGCCGCTGACCACGGTCAGCGTCTGA
- a CDS encoding sugar ABC transporter substrate-binding protein, translating to MRKGFLAVGAVGLLTLGSLTACGDDSGGNQAGSDKTPKIGVILPDSKSSVRWESADRKFLEEAFKAAGVQYDIQNAQGDKNAFQTIADQMITSGVTALMIVNLDSGTGKAVLDKAKSQGVATIDYDRLTLGGSAEYYVSFDNEAVGKLQGEGLVKCLTDAKVEKPAIAYLNGSPTDNNATLFKNGYDSVLKPKFDSGEYTKAADDSVPDWDNAQAATIFEQQLTKASGKIDGVLSANDGLGNAAISVLKKNNLNGKVPVTGQDADPQGLQNILAGDQCMTVYKAVKQEADAASELAIALAKGERKETGQTVKDPESGRDVASVLLTPKAIYKENVKDVIADGYVTKEEVCTPDFAKLCTEAGIS from the coding sequence ATGCGCAAGGGCTTCCTCGCCGTCGGCGCCGTGGGTCTCCTGACCCTCGGCTCCCTGACGGCCTGCGGCGACGACTCCGGCGGCAACCAGGCCGGTTCCGACAAGACCCCGAAGATCGGGGTGATCCTGCCGGACAGCAAGTCCTCCGTCCGCTGGGAGAGCGCGGACCGCAAGTTCCTGGAGGAGGCGTTCAAGGCCGCCGGCGTCCAGTACGACATCCAGAACGCCCAGGGTGACAAGAACGCGTTCCAGACCATCGCCGACCAGATGATCACCAGCGGCGTCACCGCGCTGATGATCGTCAACCTGGACTCCGGCACCGGCAAGGCCGTGCTCGACAAGGCCAAGTCGCAGGGCGTCGCCACCATCGACTACGACCGCCTCACCCTCGGCGGCTCGGCGGAGTACTACGTCAGCTTCGACAACGAGGCCGTCGGCAAGCTCCAGGGCGAGGGCCTCGTCAAGTGCCTCACCGACGCCAAGGTGGAGAAGCCGGCGATCGCGTACCTGAACGGCTCGCCGACCGACAACAACGCGACCCTGTTCAAGAACGGGTACGACTCGGTCCTCAAGCCGAAGTTCGACTCGGGCGAGTACACCAAGGCCGCCGACGACTCGGTGCCGGACTGGGACAACGCGCAGGCCGCCACCATCTTCGAGCAGCAGCTCACCAAGGCCAGCGGCAAGATCGACGGCGTGCTGAGCGCGAACGACGGCCTGGGCAACGCCGCCATCTCGGTGCTCAAGAAGAACAACCTCAACGGCAAGGTCCCGGTGACCGGCCAGGACGCCGACCCGCAGGGTCTGCAGAACATCCTCGCCGGTGACCAGTGCATGACCGTCTACAAGGCCGTCAAGCAGGAGGCGGACGCCGCTTCCGAGCTGGCCATCGCGCTGGCCAAGGGCGAGCGCAAGGAGACCGGCCAGACGGTCAAGGACCCGGAGAGCGGTCGGGACGTGGCCAGCGTCCTGCTCACCCCGAAGGCGATCTACAAGGAGAACGTCAAGGACGTCATCGCCGACGGCTACGTGACCAAGGAAGAGGTCTGCACCCCCGACTTCGCCAAGCTCTGCACCGAAGCGGGCATCAGCTGA
- a CDS encoding ATP-binding cassette domain-containing protein, producing MSATPLLELRGIDKSFGPVQVLRDVAFAAYPGEVTALVGDNGAGKSTLVKCISGIYPTDSGEFVFDGRPVHINSPRDAASLGIEVVYQDLALCDNLDIVQNMFLGREKRSGIVLDEPTMEQMAAETLAGLSVRTVKSLRQHVSSLSGGQRQTVAIAKAVLWNSKLVILDEPTAALGVAQTAQVLELVRRLADNGLAVVLISHNMNDVFAVSDRIAALYLGQMVAQVRTTDITHSQIVELITAGRSGGLGLATEPATNGNGGAPASSNTGGLA from the coding sequence GTGTCCGCGACCCCACTGCTGGAGCTACGCGGGATCGACAAGAGCTTCGGTCCCGTCCAGGTCCTGCGCGACGTCGCCTTCGCCGCCTACCCGGGCGAGGTGACCGCGCTCGTCGGCGACAACGGCGCCGGCAAGTCGACCCTGGTCAAGTGCATCAGCGGCATCTACCCCACCGACTCCGGGGAGTTCGTCTTCGACGGCCGCCCGGTGCACATCAACAGCCCCCGCGACGCCGCCTCGCTCGGCATCGAGGTCGTCTACCAGGACCTCGCGCTCTGCGACAACCTCGACATCGTGCAGAACATGTTCCTCGGGCGGGAGAAGCGCAGCGGCATCGTCCTGGACGAGCCGACGATGGAGCAGATGGCCGCGGAGACCCTCGCCGGGCTCTCCGTACGCACCGTCAAGTCGCTGCGCCAGCACGTCTCCAGCCTCTCCGGCGGCCAGCGCCAGACCGTGGCGATCGCCAAGGCGGTGCTCTGGAACAGCAAGCTGGTGATCCTGGACGAGCCGACCGCCGCGCTCGGCGTCGCACAGACCGCCCAGGTGCTCGAACTGGTCCGCCGGCTGGCCGACAACGGTCTGGCCGTGGTGCTCATCTCGCACAACATGAACGACGTCTTCGCCGTCTCCGACCGGATCGCCGCGCTCTATCTCGGCCAGATGGTCGCCCAGGTGAGGACCACCGACATCACGCACTCGCAGATCGTCGAACTGATCACCGCAGGCCGTTCCGGCGGGCTCGGGCTCGCCACCGAACCGGCCACCAACGGCAACGGTGGAGCACCCGCCAGCAGCAACACAGGAGGGCTGGCATGA
- a CDS encoding ROK family transcriptional regulator has protein sequence MRVGPSQDEIRRQNLGALLRYVHLHGATTRAELTNTLGLNRSTIGALTADLAAAGLVSEGAPKETGRAGRPSLVVRPESDRVFAYAYSIEVDRLRAARVGLGGAVLDRWELDRPRGLTATEAAPLLAGAVKEMRHGLPQDAVCVGAGVAVCGMVRRDDGLVRLGPTTGWVDEPIGTTLGSELGVDVPVTVGNVADVAAFAEHARGAAAGCDNVIYLYGDVGVGAGIIAGGRRLTGHGGYSGEVGHMVVSRDGVRCECGNRGCWETEIGEHGLLRAAERSDARGREAMLAVFDAADRGDARAQTAVRQAGDWLGFGVANLVNIFNPEMVIFGGTMRDLYLAAAAQVRSRLNSNGLPACLEHVRLRTPKLGEDAPLVGAAELAFERLLADPLDVG, from the coding sequence ATGCGCGTAGGACCCAGCCAGGACGAGATCCGTCGGCAGAATCTCGGTGCCCTGCTGCGTTACGTGCACCTGCACGGCGCCACCACGCGCGCCGAGCTGACGAACACGCTGGGCTTGAACCGGAGCACCATCGGCGCGCTCACCGCCGACCTCGCCGCCGCCGGACTGGTGAGCGAGGGGGCGCCGAAGGAGACCGGCCGGGCCGGACGACCGTCGCTGGTCGTCCGGCCCGAGTCGGACCGGGTCTTCGCGTACGCGTACAGCATCGAGGTGGACCGGCTGCGGGCCGCGCGGGTCGGTCTGGGCGGTGCGGTGCTCGACCGTTGGGAACTGGACCGCCCGCGCGGGTTGACCGCGACGGAGGCCGCCCCGCTGCTGGCCGGAGCGGTGAAGGAGATGCGGCACGGGCTGCCGCAGGACGCGGTCTGCGTCGGGGCCGGGGTGGCGGTCTGCGGCATGGTGCGCCGCGACGACGGTCTGGTCCGCCTCGGCCCGACCACCGGATGGGTGGACGAGCCGATCGGCACCACCCTCGGCAGCGAACTCGGCGTCGACGTCCCGGTCACCGTGGGGAACGTCGCCGACGTGGCGGCCTTCGCCGAACACGCCCGGGGCGCGGCGGCCGGCTGCGACAACGTCATCTATCTCTACGGCGACGTCGGCGTGGGCGCCGGGATCATCGCCGGTGGCCGCCGCCTCACCGGGCACGGCGGCTACAGCGGCGAGGTCGGGCACATGGTGGTCAGCCGCGACGGGGTGCGCTGCGAGTGCGGCAACCGGGGCTGCTGGGAGACCGAGATCGGCGAGCACGGGCTGCTGCGGGCCGCCGAGCGCTCCGACGCCCGGGGCCGGGAGGCGATGCTCGCGGTCTTCGACGCCGCCGACCGTGGCGACGCCCGGGCCCAGACGGCGGTACGCCAGGCCGGCGACTGGCTGGGTTTCGGTGTCGCCAACCTGGTCAACATCTTCAACCCCGAGATGGTCATCTTCGGCGGCACCATGCGCGACCTCTATCTGGCCGCCGCCGCCCAGGTACGCAGCCGGCTCAACTCCAACGGCCTGCCCGCCTGCCTGGAGCACGTACGCCTGCGGACGCCGAAACTCGGCGAGGACGCCCCGCTTGTCGGCGCCGCCGAACTCGCCTTCGAACGGCTGCTGGCCGACCCGCTCGACGTCGGCTGA
- the tsaB gene encoding tRNA (adenosine(37)-N6)-threonylcarbamoyltransferase complex dimerization subunit type 1 TsaB produces the protein MLVLVVDSSTPAVTAALVEVTATAVTTRAHRCTVDARAHGELLAPQVDAVLTDVGARPADLDAIVAGLGPGPFTGLRVGLVTAATMGQVLDIPTYGVCSLDAIGYPAANGEPVLAAGDARRREIYWAVYDGAGQRLVGPEVGAPAVAAERARELGVTAAVGDGAHRYAETLGLPLWPEPRYPDACALAALAAERIRAGAPGETLTPLYLRRPDAVAATARKTVLP, from the coding sequence GTGCTCGTACTCGTGGTGGACAGCTCGACGCCGGCGGTGACGGCGGCCCTGGTCGAGGTCACCGCGACGGCGGTGACGACCCGTGCGCACCGGTGCACCGTCGACGCCCGCGCGCACGGCGAGTTGCTCGCGCCTCAGGTCGACGCGGTGCTGACCGACGTCGGCGCCCGCCCGGCCGACCTCGACGCGATCGTCGCCGGGCTCGGCCCGGGGCCGTTCACCGGGCTGCGGGTCGGGCTGGTCACCGCCGCCACGATGGGTCAGGTGCTCGACATACCGACGTACGGTGTCTGCTCCCTGGACGCCATCGGATACCCGGCGGCGAACGGCGAGCCGGTGTTGGCCGCCGGTGACGCGCGGCGTCGGGAGATCTACTGGGCCGTCTACGACGGCGCCGGGCAGCGGCTCGTCGGGCCGGAGGTCGGTGCCCCGGCGGTCGCCGCCGAGCGGGCCCGGGAGCTGGGCGTCACGGCGGCGGTCGGTGACGGCGCGCACCGGTACGCGGAGACGCTCGGGCTGCCGCTGTGGCCGGAGCCGCGCTACCCGGACGCGTGCGCGCTGGCCGCCCTGGCCGCCGAACGCATCCGGGCCGGCGCGCCCGGCGAGACGCTGACCCCGCTCTATCTGCGGCGGCCGGACGCGGTGGCGGCCACCGCCCGCAAGACGGTCCTGCCGTGA
- a CDS encoding SigE family RNA polymerase sigma factor, with protein MKAADEQAFREFVTSEMASLRKLAYVTCGDWHAADDAVANTLIKLYPRWRKVERPDLYAKTMVYRAAVDETRRPWRQGRERSAGYGIPDVAVDDPNGATDERLRLRTALNAVPTGQRAAVVLRHYLGLSLEETAQVLGCTVGTAKSQTSRGLAKLRELLGADRLNNIEDKEWHVAIA; from the coding sequence TTGAAGGCCGCAGACGAGCAAGCGTTCCGGGAGTTCGTGACGTCCGAGATGGCGTCACTGCGCAAGCTGGCCTATGTGACCTGCGGGGACTGGCACGCGGCGGATGACGCGGTGGCCAACACACTGATCAAGCTGTACCCGCGCTGGCGCAAGGTGGAGCGCCCGGACCTGTACGCCAAGACCATGGTGTACCGGGCCGCCGTCGACGAGACGCGCAGGCCCTGGCGTCAGGGGCGGGAGCGGTCGGCCGGCTACGGCATTCCGGACGTTGCGGTGGACGACCCGAACGGCGCCACCGACGAGCGGCTACGGCTGCGCACGGCGCTGAACGCCGTACCCACCGGCCAACGGGCCGCCGTGGTGCTGCGTCACTACCTCGGACTCAGCCTGGAGGAGACGGCCCAGGTCCTGGGTTGCACCGTCGGCACGGCGAAGAGCCAGACGTCGCGCGGTCTCGCCAAGCTCCGCGAACTACTCGGAGCCGACCGGCTCAACAACATCGAGGACAAGGAATGGCATGTCGCAATTGCATGA
- the ybaK gene encoding Cys-tRNA(Pro) deacylase: MAGRGTPAIALLAKQRITHRTHPYDVPPDAANYGAVVAAALAVAPERVFKTLVTEVDGALTVAVVPVTGELDLKALAAAVGGKRAALADRAAAERTTGYVRGGISPLGQRKRLPTVIDESALAHPTVYVSAGRRGLQVELAPTDLVALTEASTAALTTG; the protein is encoded by the coding sequence ATGGCGGGACGGGGTACGCCGGCGATCGCGCTGCTGGCGAAGCAGAGGATCACGCACCGCACCCACCCGTACGACGTCCCGCCGGACGCCGCCAACTACGGCGCGGTGGTCGCCGCCGCGCTCGCGGTCGCGCCGGAACGGGTCTTCAAGACCCTGGTCACCGAGGTCGACGGCGCGCTGACCGTGGCGGTGGTGCCGGTCACCGGCGAGTTGGACCTCAAGGCCCTCGCCGCGGCCGTGGGCGGCAAGCGGGCGGCGCTGGCCGACCGCGCGGCGGCCGAGCGGACCACCGGGTACGTGCGGGGCGGCATCAGTCCGCTCGGCCAACGCAAGCGGCTGCCCACCGTGATCGACGAGTCCGCCCTGGCGCATCCCACCGTGTACGTGTCGGCCGGTCGCCGGGGTCTCCAGGTGGAATTGGCGCCCACGGATCTCGTGGCGCTCACCGAGGCCAGCACCGCCGCGCTGACCACCGGCTGA
- a CDS encoding DUF4142 domain-containing protein: MAPLDSARRRQGTRSRRLAVLLTTIAAALVWHPGAAVAAPAGQQLAAADQALLDGVRLAGLWEMPAGQMAAEKGQSAVVREVGAEIARQHEELDRLTVEAANKLGATIPTVPSAQQQQWLKEMKDATGARFDQIFVTRLRVAHGSILPVVTAVRGSTRNDVIRDLANATNKYVSDHMLMLESTGLVRYAELPPAVLPAPGEDGLIAAASANTAPAVGISNTLIWAIFFVAIGTGGFLSYRLLRRR, translated from the coding sequence ATGGCACCGCTGGATTCCGCTCGTCGCCGGCAGGGCACCCGGTCCCGTCGCCTGGCGGTGCTGCTCACCACGATCGCCGCCGCTCTCGTCTGGCATCCCGGTGCCGCCGTGGCCGCGCCCGCCGGCCAGCAACTCGCCGCCGCCGACCAGGCCCTGCTCGACGGGGTACGCCTGGCCGGGCTCTGGGAGATGCCGGCCGGACAGATGGCCGCCGAGAAGGGCCAGTCGGCGGTGGTCCGCGAGGTCGGTGCGGAGATCGCCCGGCAGCACGAGGAACTGGACCGACTCACCGTGGAGGCCGCCAACAAGCTCGGCGCGACCATCCCGACCGTGCCGTCCGCACAGCAGCAGCAGTGGCTGAAGGAGATGAAGGACGCCACCGGCGCCCGGTTCGACCAGATCTTCGTCACCCGGCTCCGGGTCGCCCACGGCTCGATCCTCCCGGTCGTCACCGCGGTCCGCGGCAGCACCCGCAACGACGTCATCCGCGACCTGGCCAACGCCACCAACAAGTACGTCAGCGACCACATGCTGATGCTGGAGAGCACCGGCCTGGTGCGGTACGCCGAACTGCCGCCCGCCGTGCTGCCCGCGCCCGGCGAGGACGGACTGATCGCCGCCGCGTCGGCCAACACCGCACCGGCGGTGGGCATCAGCAACACCCTGATCTGGGCCATCTTCTTCGTTGCCATCGGCACCGGCGGCTTCCTCAGCTATCGGCTGTTGCGCCGCAGGTAA
- the rimI gene encoding ribosomal protein S18-alanine N-acetyltransferase — MRLGRFRWWHIDEVLPIEADLFGAEQWSAAMFWNELSHGHFYLVATDDDGAVLGYAGLAVAPPDEAWVQNIAVRRDAHRRGVGRVLLEALLAEAARRRVRSVLLEVAADNAPAQRLYASYDFEPIGVRRGYYQPSNTDALVMQRHQD, encoded by the coding sequence GTGCGGCTCGGCCGGTTCCGGTGGTGGCACATCGACGAGGTGCTGCCGATCGAGGCGGACCTCTTCGGCGCCGAGCAGTGGTCCGCGGCGATGTTCTGGAACGAACTGTCGCACGGGCACTTCTATCTGGTCGCGACCGACGACGACGGCGCGGTGCTCGGCTACGCCGGGCTGGCGGTCGCGCCGCCCGACGAGGCGTGGGTGCAGAACATCGCGGTACGCCGGGACGCGCACCGCCGGGGCGTGGGGCGGGTACTGCTGGAGGCCCTGCTCGCCGAGGCCGCCCGGCGGCGCGTACGCAGCGTGCTGCTGGAGGTCGCGGCGGACAACGCGCCGGCCCAGCGCCTCTACGCGTCGTACGACTTCGAGCCGATCGGCGTGCGGCGCGGCTACTACCAACCGAGCAACACCGACGCGCTGGTGATGCAGCGCCACCAGGACTGA
- a CDS encoding sugar ABC transporter permease, with product MSSTAVKQDGPAAVAPAPSVASHVRGYWRRVRGGDIGALPAVAGLLVLCTIFSIMRPSFLTAGNFANLFTQGAAVTLIAMGLVFVLLLGEIDLSAGFASGVCAAVLANVVTVLGYPWYVAVLAAVLTGLVIGTTLGFLVAKVGIPSFVVTLAGFLAFQGVVLLLMEEGRNISVRDPVLVAIANRNLPPALGWALAALAVAGFAAVQLLRYRKRAARGLINDPLAMVLGRIGILAVVLGVAVYVLNLERSRNVLISSLKGVPIVVPIIAVLLVAWTFVLQRTSYGRHIYAVGGNKEAARRAGINVDRIRISVFVICSTMAAIGGIVAASRANSVDPNTGGSNVLLYAVGAAVIGGTSLFGGKGRVLDAVLGGAVVAVIDNGMGLMGYSSGVKFVVTGVVLLLAASVDALSRRRASATGNR from the coding sequence ATGAGTTCCACCGCCGTCAAGCAGGACGGGCCGGCCGCCGTGGCACCGGCACCCTCCGTCGCCAGTCACGTACGCGGCTACTGGCGTCGGGTACGCGGCGGCGACATCGGCGCGCTGCCCGCCGTCGCCGGCCTGCTCGTCCTCTGCACGATCTTCTCGATCATGCGTCCGAGCTTCCTCACCGCGGGCAACTTCGCCAACCTGTTCACCCAGGGCGCGGCGGTCACGTTGATCGCCATGGGGCTGGTCTTCGTCCTGCTGCTGGGCGAGATCGACCTCTCCGCCGGTTTCGCCAGCGGCGTCTGCGCGGCGGTGCTGGCCAACGTGGTGACCGTCCTCGGGTACCCCTGGTACGTGGCGGTGCTCGCGGCCGTGCTCACCGGCCTGGTCATCGGCACCACGCTGGGCTTCCTGGTCGCCAAGGTCGGCATCCCGTCGTTCGTGGTCACCCTCGCCGGCTTCCTCGCCTTCCAGGGCGTGGTGCTGCTGCTGATGGAGGAGGGCCGGAACATCTCGGTCCGCGACCCGGTCCTGGTGGCGATCGCCAACCGCAACCTGCCGCCGGCGCTCGGCTGGGCACTGGCCGCGCTCGCGGTCGCCGGCTTCGCCGCGGTGCAGTTGCTGCGGTACCGCAAGCGTGCCGCACGCGGCCTGATCAACGACCCGCTGGCCATGGTGCTGGGCCGGATCGGCATCCTGGCCGTGGTCCTCGGCGTCGCCGTCTACGTACTCAACCTGGAGCGCAGCCGCAACGTGCTGATCAGCTCGCTCAAGGGTGTACCGATCGTGGTGCCGATCATCGCCGTCCTGCTCGTGGCCTGGACGTTCGTGCTCCAGCGCACCAGCTACGGCCGGCACATCTACGCGGTCGGCGGCAACAAGGAGGCCGCGCGCCGGGCCGGCATCAACGTGGACCGGATCCGCATCTCGGTCTTCGTGATCTGCTCCACGATGGCGGCGATCGGCGGCATCGTGGCGGCGAGCCGGGCCAACTCGGTCGACCCGAACACCGGTGGCAGCAACGTGCTGCTGTACGCCGTCGGGGCGGCGGTGATCGGTGGTACCAGCCTCTTCGGTGGCAAGGGACGCGTCCTGGACGCGGTCCTCGGTGGCGCCGTGGTGGCGGTGATCGACAATGGCATGGGGCTGATGGGCTACAGCTCGGGCGTGAAGTTCGTGGTCACCGGCGTGGTGCTGCTGCTCGCGGCGAGTGTCGACGCGTTGTCGCGACGACGAGCCTCGGCCACCGGCAACCGCTGA
- a CDS encoding copper resistance protein CopC: MAPRTRALALLGLVLATLCAALGPAGPAAAHAVVVDTTPQRDEVLPYAPREVLVTFSESVAPVSGRVQVLAPDGKRINIGDPEVRDRTLRIMLRASDRPLGTYLVSYRVISADSHPVAGSFTFAAGAPSVAPPLPAVAESESPAGVLVPAAKFLGYLGLLLAVGPPLLAAAFWPPRRSRRGATVTALVGLGLVAVATVGTWVGQAAQVVGAPVGQLSPADLRAVADTDIGLVLAARLALVGVAAALLPAVTRGRAGRVRTGALAVVGVAGAVTWPLAGHPVAAPVPPVSIVLTTVHVVGVAVWLGGLLALTVFLLRGTHERVLARILPAWSKWATLAVAWLVTAGVLQAAIELGRPSAVLGTTYGRLLCAKAALLAAVLAIAAWQRRLIRRRIAAGRPRWVARAAGVELAVTAMVLVLTAVLVQTPPGRTDGATADGVTRDGVAQSLTTSIFVVQFDIYPAAPNTANSLHAYVYTPAGKELPVAEWSVTAALPEAGIEPIAIDVLSLEPHHGSAEIQFPLAGEWTLRISARTSDIDRATATTTVTIR, from the coding sequence ATGGCACCCCGTACCCGGGCCCTCGCCCTCCTCGGGCTGGTCCTGGCCACCCTGTGCGCCGCCCTGGGTCCCGCCGGCCCAGCGGCGGCGCACGCCGTCGTGGTGGACACCACGCCGCAGCGCGACGAGGTGCTCCCGTACGCGCCACGCGAGGTCCTGGTCACCTTCAGCGAGTCGGTCGCGCCGGTGTCCGGCCGGGTGCAGGTGCTCGCGCCGGACGGTAAGCGGATCAACATCGGTGACCCGGAGGTCCGCGACCGGACCCTGCGGATCATGCTGCGCGCCTCCGACCGGCCGCTCGGCACGTACCTGGTCAGTTACCGCGTCATCTCGGCGGACAGTCATCCGGTCGCCGGCAGCTTCACCTTCGCCGCCGGGGCACCGTCGGTGGCCCCACCCCTGCCGGCCGTGGCGGAGTCGGAGTCACCGGCCGGGGTCCTGGTGCCCGCCGCCAAGTTCCTCGGCTACCTCGGTCTGCTGCTGGCGGTCGGTCCGCCGCTGCTCGCTGCGGCGTTCTGGCCACCCCGGCGGTCCCGGCGGGGTGCGACGGTGACGGCGCTGGTCGGGCTCGGCCTGGTCGCCGTGGCCACCGTCGGCACCTGGGTCGGGCAGGCCGCCCAGGTGGTCGGCGCGCCGGTCGGGCAACTCTCCCCCGCCGACCTGCGCGCCGTCGCCGACACCGACATCGGCCTGGTGCTGGCGGCACGCCTGGCCCTGGTCGGCGTCGCCGCGGCGCTGCTGCCGGCGGTCACCCGGGGACGCGCCGGGCGGGTCCGGACGGGGGCGCTGGCCGTCGTGGGGGTGGCCGGGGCGGTCACCTGGCCGCTCGCCGGGCATCCGGTCGCCGCACCGGTGCCGCCGGTGAGCATCGTGCTGACCACCGTGCACGTCGTCGGGGTGGCGGTCTGGCTGGGCGGGCTGCTCGCCCTCACCGTGTTCCTGCTCCGGGGCACCCACGAGCGGGTTCTCGCCCGCATCCTGCCGGCCTGGTCGAAGTGGGCCACGCTGGCGGTGGCCTGGCTGGTCACCGCCGGGGTGCTCCAGGCCGCGATCGAACTCGGTCGGCCGTCGGCAGTGCTCGGCACCACGTACGGTCGGCTGCTCTGCGCCAAGGCCGCACTGCTCGCAGCCGTGCTGGCGATCGCGGCCTGGCAGCGGCGCCTGATCCGGCGGCGGATCGCCGCCGGGCGGCCCCGCTGGGTCGCCCGCGCGGCCGGTGTCGAACTCGCGGTGACCGCGATGGTCCTGGTGCTGACCGCCGTGCTGGTGCAGACGCCGCCGGGGCGGACGGACGGCGCGACCGCCGACGGGGTCACCCGGGACGGTGTCGCCCAGTCGTTGACCACAAGCATCTTCGTGGTGCAGTTCGACATCTACCCGGCGGCCCCGAACACGGCGAACAGCCTGCACGCGTACGTCTACACACCGGCGGGCAAGGAGCTGCCGGTGGCGGAGTGGAGCGTCACCGCCGCCCTGCCGGAGGCGGGTATCGAGCCGATCGCGATCGACGTGCTCAGCCTGGAACCGCACCACGGCAGCGCCGAGATCCAGTTCCCGCTGGCCGGCGAGTGGACGCTGCGGATCAGCGCCCGGACCAGCGACATCGACCGGGCCACCGCGACCACCACGGTGACCATCCGCTGA